In Thermobaculum terrenum ATCC BAA-798, the DNA window AGAGCAGATCGGCAACACTTGGTTGAACTATATCATCGAGAACAGAACCATACTATGGTGGGGAGGTTTAGGCAACTCCACAGAGCATACGGCATATCTACGCCTCAAGCAAGGACTCAAGCCCCCACAAAGTGGATCAATAGAAACCAACAGCAAAGTTGTAGCTGAACAAATAGGCGCCCAAATATTCATCGATGGCTGGGGAATGGTCTCTCCAGGAGATCCTGAGATGGCTGCTGATCTCGCTAGAAGAGCTGCCTGTGTAAGCCATGATGGTGAAGCAATATACGCGGCACAGGTTATAGCAGCTATCGAAGCTCAAGCATTTGTAGAAGACAACATCGAGAAGTTAATAGACTGTGGAATATCATTCATACCCCAAGATTCTACTATCTACAGATTGATAACTGATATAAGAAACTGGTACACGGCATATGATGACTGGGAGCAAACAAGAGAGCTAATAGAGCAAAAATATGGTTACGACAAATATGGAGGAGGATGCCACGTAGTTCCCAACCATGCGTTGATTATCAATGCCCTTCTATATGGAAAGGGTGATTTCCAGAAGTCCCTTATGATAGTTAACACTAGCGGGTGGGACACTGACTGTAACTCTGGTAATGTCGGCTGCATTCTGGGCATAAAGAATGGCCTCGAAGGTATCGACCTAGGACCAGACTGGAGAAGTCCCTTAGCGGACAGAATGTACATAGCCTCCGCTGACGGAGGGCGAGTAGTGACCGACGCCGTGCGAGAGTCCTATCGTATAGCCAATATAGGCAGGCGGTTGGTGGGAATGGAGGCTGTGTCACCCAAAGGAGGAGCCAGGTTTCATTTCGAAGCCCCAGGGGCTCTGCAGGGATTCTACGTAGACAAATCCGATGGTTGTTGCCAGACGGTGAGTATAAGAAACAGTGCTATTGAGCAACTTCATGGGAATAGAGCCCTGGAGCTGGAATTCGCACACATATGTCCCGGACAGAGCGCAAGAGCATTGACTCCTACTTTCATACCCCCCGATGATCTGGACATGCCGGGATATAGGCTAATGGCTTCCCCACAACTATATCCTGGCCAAACTATTCGGGCGTCGTTCCTAGCCTCTGATATATCAGGCGAGGCAAATTTGTCGCTGATAGTAAAGACGTATCGATCCGATGGCTCCACAGAATTATTCAAATCCAGATCTATCCCTTTGATGCCCAGACAACAGGCCACCATCGACTGGAGGGTACCAAACATCAACAACCAAACTATATACGCAGTGGGAGTCGAGATCTCCAGCGATAGATATTCCTCAGGAAGAGTATATCTTGACTACCTGACATGGGAAGGCGTTCCTAGCGCCAACCTGATATTCCCGGATGAGCAAAACTCGAGGCTACCATGGATCGATGCTGTAGATCATGTTCTATATCCACCATCAGGTGGTATCGCTCTCATACAGGACAAAGATACAGGACTCTTTCTTCAAGGATGTGATGATTGGCGGGGTTATACTCTTCGCGCTTCTATATCAATACATATGGCTGAAGCTGCAGGCTTGGCTTTCCGGGCAAGGGGAATAAACAGGTATTACGCTCTCCTACTCAAACCAAGGAGTGGCAGGGTAGAGCTAATAAGCAG includes these proteins:
- a CDS encoding ADP-ribosylglycohydrolase family protein, with translation MSLPEDYLERVYAGVLGKIIGVYLGRPFEGWPYDKIKSELGYIWYYVNNKLKQPLIVTDDDISGTFTFIRALEDYGCSKDLSPEQIGNTWLNYIIENRTILWWGGLGNSTEHTAYLRLKQGLKPPQSGSIETNSKVVAEQIGAQIFIDGWGMVSPGDPEMAADLARRAACVSHDGEAIYAAQVIAAIEAQAFVEDNIEKLIDCGISFIPQDSTIYRLITDIRNWYTAYDDWEQTRELIEQKYGYDKYGGGCHVVPNHALIINALLYGKGDFQKSLMIVNTSGWDTDCNSGNVGCILGIKNGLEGIDLGPDWRSPLADRMYIASADGGRVVTDAVRESYRIANIGRRLVGMEAVSPKGGARFHFEAPGALQGFYVDKSDGCCQTVSIRNSAIEQLHGNRALELEFAHICPGQSARALTPTFIPPDDLDMPGYRLMASPQLYPGQTIRASFLASDISGEANLSLIVKTYRSDGSTELFKSRSIPLMPRQQATIDWRVPNINNQTIYAVGVEISSDRYSSGRVYLDYLTWEGVPSANLIFPDEQNSRLPWIDAVDHVLYPPSGGIALIQDKDTGLFLQGCDDWRGYTLRASISIHMAEAAGLAFRARGINRYYALLLKPRSGRVELISRFDDHISVLHSFEKKLELDRYYDITISIKDDTVYVTLENEAFEYRLSNTFLRSGFIGLVCTEGRVDCKALSITT